The Deltaproteobacteria bacterium DNA segment TTCGACAGGGGCAACATCAAAGTTGTGCCAATTTTCGGAAAAACTGTTCTCTCGGGAGAACAGTTTTTTAGATGAATCTCTCTTGTCTTCTTTCAGAGATGACGTTAATTTCCCTGCCTATGTCCTCATGGCTTATCGTCTTGATTTATATTGTCCCCATCTTGGGGACCATCGCCCAAATTTGCCGTCGGGTGGAACAGATTTGGAACATTGGAAAAAGTATCCGTTCCTTCCTTCCGGATGATCGAGTTTTTAGAAAACTTAAGGAATGGGAGAAGCGATTTCTCAGCTGGAAGTTTGAACATCCCCTCTCTCAATATACAAACCTTCTCACAATAAATCTATGGGCCGGCAAGATTGAATATGCAATCGGACATCTGCGAGACTACACGATCGGCCTCTGGATGATGGGGGCATTTGTCTATGATCTGACGGTTATGGTTTTAGGGGACCCCTCGATTCGAACAGGCCGATTCCCGACCCTCTTCTATCATGGCTTCTTCGCCCTACTAACCCTCTGGACCTACCGACGCCATGTCGGGATCGGGCTCAAAGTTTCTGAATTTTTGAGGGTCAATCCTCAGGTCCATCCCCAGGAACTTTTTGATCATTATTATCGAAGACTCGGTCCCCTTGCCGTCCCGATACCGTCGCAAGCCACAAGAACAGTGCAACCGACCCACGTCTCTTACCGAACTGGGAAGAAACCTCAAAAACGCCTTTGGCCTATCCTTCATGGGGCGTACGACACTGCGATCTTTGCACGGAGTGTTTATCGTGCCTTGGAAACATTAGGCCCTCACTATGGTCGAGAGATTTTTGATGTGATGGCCTCTTTTTGGGGATCACGAGTCCTTCAGCTCTTTCAATGCGAGCTCCATGTCGAAGGAGCTGAGAGATTTCATTCACTCGATGGAAAAATTATCTTGATCTTCAACCACAAATCACTGCTCGACTTTGTCTTCAACTTTTTTGCCCTCAGCAACACGCATCTCGCCAAGGGACGCCCACTCCGGCCTCGCTTCCTCGCAGCGAAGGATCATTTTATTGATAACAAACTGATCCATAGCGGACTTGGAGTCGGCAGGACAATTCAAGAGGTCGGAATGGTTTTCGTCGATCGAAAAGGTCAAGGTCGGAATGCAATCGATGAGGCGGTCAACACGCTTTTGAAGAACGAGATCGACTTGGCGATGTACCCTCAAGGGACACGTGCCTTGGCGAATTCCGGACCGAAGGGGGAAAGACTTGATGCCGGTTATTATACGACCGGGACCGCAAACTCCCTGAAAAGGGAGTTGGGGCATCTGAAAAAGGGGTGTGCCTATCTCGCCCTGGACAGTGCCATTGCCCTCTCCAAGAGAGAACCAGAAGCAATTCAACCGATCCATTTGGTCTTTATCGCGATTGACGGGGTCGCCACTGTCTTCCCCAAGGGAACCCTGCAAATCCAGACCGGTGAGCGGATTAGTTACAGAGTGGGTGACATCTTCACCCTCGATCCCCTTGAGGTGAAAGAGATGAAAAAGCCAACGACAAAAGAGCCGCTCGATGAATCGGAAAATCGATATGAAAGAAAGATTGACGAGATACAGGAGGCGATTGATCGCAGTCTAACCAAGGCATTGAGGCTTCACGAGAATCTCCTGAAACGTTTTCAGGAGGAGATGCGACGTTCGGATTTCGTCCCAAAATTCAATCAGTTTAAGTTGACCCACCAACTCTCTTCCAATTTAAAAAATGGGGAACGCCTCCCGTTCGTCATTCTCGATCGCATCCTCGCCCTCCCCCCAGATAAACAACAGGACTTTCTAAAAAGATTCTCTGAAGGGGTTCTTTCCGGAGGTGATCTGAGACCGCTCCGGGATGAGATCACCGACCTGCTCTTTCGGCATCGAGGGAAGGAACTGAAAACGATTGTTCAGCAGGAACAAGCGAAGAAAATCGCTTAAGGGAATTTTAGAGGAGATCCAAGACTTCCTGAGTCGAATTCTTTCGAACACAGGTGAATGCCGGGGTATCTCGGACCGTATATTTCGATGAGGCTGCCTCGCGGAGTTCCTGAACAAGATCGACAAACTCGCGGGGATCATCTCCATCGAAGGCAACAACAAACTCCTGATCGTCAATCCCGAAAGAATAAGTGGTGTTGATCCTGATGGAAGGGTATTTATGCCCGACCGCGATATGGACATCCATCATCTTTTGCCGTTCCGGAAATGGTAACTGATACCAATCCCGCGTCTTCACAAAGGGATAAACAAAGAGATACTTCCCTTCTCCAGGCTTAATTTGCCCTCGCCTTCCTTCTTGTCCGGGATGGACATGCTTATCGATATAAACCGACCTCTTTGTGACCGCCAGATAGGAATACGGTGTCGTTAGATAGTGACCCAGACCGGTCTGATTCAAACGAGCGCTCATCTCCTGAAAAAGCTCAAGTTCAAAACCGATCCTCCAGAGCATAAAATCACAGTCTGGACGAATTCCGGCTAACGAGTAGTTGAGGAGGATCAGTTTTTTTGAATACTGCTGAACCACCTCTATAAATTCGGCCCGGCCACGATCCCTCTCCGCCTGTGGCAAACGACGCCAAAGAGGATCAACCCGATAAAATGAAAAATTGACGAACTGTCTCGGCAACGCCTCATCAGCCATGGCGTAGCCCCTATCACAAGGAAAAACCCGTTGCCAAGCGGTTTTCAAAAGGCTAGGAGACGAACAAGTGAAAACTCTCAAAATCGGGATCATCGACCTCGTCGCCCGTCAACCCACGAAATCCATATATGCTCGTCTTGTCAATCCCAACTACACCTCGTTAATGCCCCAGGTGATCGCCGTCTGGTTGGAAAAGCTGGGGCACGAGATTCACTATGTCACCTATACGGGGTTTGAAGATCTTCATCGATTAGTGCCTCAGGAGATTGATCTCCTCTTTATCAGCACCTTTACTCAAAACGCCTATACCGCCTACGCCATCTCAAACCTCTTCCGCCAAAAAGGGGTCATCACAGTCCTTGGCGGACCGCATGCGAGGGCTTTTGCTCAGGATGCACGTTCTTATTTTGATTATGTCCTCGGCCTGACAGATGAAAAAGTGATCCGGGATCTGCTCGAAGATCTTTCTCCTTACCCAGAAGAGGGGCGTCTCATGAGTGCACCCCGGCAACTCGAAGAGATCCCGACGCTTCAGGAACGCTGGAAATTCATTCAAAAGAATCTTGAAAAGACACGTCTCATTCATGTGGTTCCTATGATCGGGAGTCTGGGTTGCCCGTACACCTGCGAGTTCTGTATTGACTCAAAGATCGATTATAAGCCGCTTTCTTACGATCGCCTTCGAGCGGACCTCTCGTTTCTGCAGAGTCAACCCAAACCACCAATTGTCGCCTGGTATGACCCGAATTTTGGGGTTCGGTTCGATGAATATATGGACCTCATCGAGTCTGCCGGTCCTGCAGGTCGTGTGGCCCACGGGGCAGAAAGTAGCCTCTCAATCCTGAGCGAGGGGCATCTGAAGAGACTTAAAAAGAACAACTTTGTGGTGATGTTGCCGGGGATCGAATCCTGGTTTGATTTCAATGCAAAGTCAAAACAAGGGAAAAACAATGGGCTCGAGAAGGTAAAACAGGTTGCCGCACAAATCAATCTGGCACTGGAATACATCCCCTATGTGCAGACGAATCATATTTTTGGCCTCGATGCTGATGAGGGACCAGAACCGTTTGAGCTGACTAAAAGATACATTGATCTGGCTCCCGGTGTTTACACCACCTACATGTTGATTACCTCTTATGGAAACTCCGCCCCCTTGAGCCTTAAGTATCTTGCAGAGGGAAGGGTCATGGACCTCCCCTACCCCTTTTTGGATGGAAATTCAGGCCTCAACGTACGATTGAAAAATTATCCGATCACTGATTTTTATTCTCGCATGAGCGACCTTGCCCGTTACAGTTTTACGGGCAAGGCGGTCTGGAGACGATTTCAGGCGAACAAACATCCCCTGCCACGTTGGATGAATCTGATGCGTTCCACACTGTCAGGAAAAGGACGTGGGGGTAATTATGATGAGATCCGAAAGCGGTATGAAACCGATCCTGATTTCATGGCATTTTACCAAGGGGAGACACGCAAACTACCTGCCTATTATTATGAGAAAGTGCAGTCGATGGTGGGACCTTTGTTCCCGCATCTCCCCAAAAAGGTCCTGAATTACCTCCAGCAGGGAGAGTCAAATCATAACAACCCCAGACTGACAGCTGAAGCGAACTCCTTCCCACTCCCTGCAATCGCCTCATAAAACATCAATGCTCTCATCAACCCTTTTCATGAAGTCGCTCACTATTTCACATGGATTTGGGACACGTGGGGAGGAACCTGTCACCAAAATCCATACAGCCGTCCAGGTTCATGGATCCGAGATCCTTTTTCTGGATGAAACGAATCAGAACGCCCAAGGTGATTCCGATATTCTCATGACAAATCAAAAGGGATTGGCGGTGGGGGTCAAGACAGCTGATTGTGTCCCCATACTGCTCGCCGATCCTCAAGAAGGAATCGTCGCCGCCGTCCATGCTGGATGGAAAGGAACCCTTGCCGGCGCCGTCCAAAAAGCGGTTCATGAGATGGTTCATCGAGGAGCGAAGAGAGAAAAACTGATTGCCGCAATTGGGCCTTGCATCTCGGGACGTTGTTACGAAGTCGAGCGGGATGTGGCCCAACCCTTTGAGTCACAAATCAGCTTTTCCAAAAAAATTCTCTCACGAAAATCAGAGACAAAATGGCTCCTGGATTTGAGTCTGGCCAATCAACTTCAGCTTCTCGAGACCGGAATCAAGGAATCTCATATCGACAGACTCCCCTATTGCACCCATTGTCACCCCGATCTCTTCTGCTCCTACCGACGGGATGGGAAAGAGGCCGGGAGGATGATTAGTTTTATCTCGCTTGATTTTAAATAGGGAGACCGATAAGAGGTTCCCCATGAAATTCAGAAAACTCACCCCAGCGATTCCTAAAGTCTCCGAGATCGGTTTCGGAGTTTGGACCGTCGCCACAAGCTGGTGGGGAATCAAAGATCAAGGGTATGGAATCCAGCTGCTCCGCGAGGCGCGTGAGCTGGGGATCAATTTTTTTGATACCGCCGATGTCTATGGCAAAGGGCTTGGGGAAACAATCCTCGCCGAGGCGTTTGGTGATCGATTGAAGGAGCTCGTCGTCGCAACAAAATTTGGTTATGACTGGGAGACAGTTGGAGAAAGAACCGGTCACGGAGAACTCCCACAAGACTGGTCCCCTCAGGCGATTCGCAAATCATGTGAAGGGAGCCTGCGCCGCCTCCATCGAGACTGGATCGATCTCTATCAACTCCATAACCCTCGAATGGAGACGGTCCGCTCCGCAGAGATTATCAATACCCTTCAGGAATTGAAAAAAGAGGGGAAGATCCGGGATTATGCCACCGCTCTGGGACCTGATATCGGTTGGTTTGAAGAGGGAAAGGTCGCGATGGAGGAGTCTCATTACACTGTCCTTCAAGTCATCTATAGCCTGCTGGAACAGGACCCGACCTCCAAACTTCTCCCGATTGCCAAAAAAGAAGGGAGTCGTCTGATGGTCCGTGTCCCGCATGCCTCGGGTCTCCTCGATGGAAGCTATAATCCGACAAAACATTTTGATAAATCCGACCATCGCAGTCACAGGAAGGAGCTCTGGATGCAGGCGGGTCTGGAGGCGGTGGAGGTTTTGAAAACAATGCTTTCGAAGGAAAGAACCCTCGCCCAGTCAGCGATTCTTTTTACGCTTCAACCGGAATCTGTCGCAACGGTTCTGCCCAATTTCACAAATAAAGAACAACTCAAAGAATTTATCGCCTCCATTGACAAGCCGGCCTTTACTGAAAAGGAACTTGGTGCCGTACGATCTTTGTGGGATCAGGAACTTTGCCGAAAGCTGGATCAACCGTTTGCCGATAGCTCCTCGAAACCAACCCCTATAAAACAAGCGGCTGCATGATCACCGACTGTGCTACAGCTGACGGAACAAAGCGTTTCTCGAAGCGTCATGAGGGAAAATTATTTCGTCCTTTTGATGATCTCTTTGTCTCTGCAATAGGGCTTGGAACTTATTTAGGAGATCACAATGATCGCGATGACCAGCTTTATGAAGAATCAATTGAACTGATCCTGAATCAAGGTTGCAATCTTATCGATACCGCCATTAATTACCGCTGCATGCATAGCGAAAGGAATATCGGTAAAGTCCTCAAACAACTCATAGACAAGAAAAAAATCCGACGCGATGAAATTGTTATTTGCACGAAGGGGGGATTTATCCCTTTTGATGGTCATCCTCCTGAAAATATCCGGGAGTATTTTGATGAGAACTTTGTGAAAGCGGGTCTTTGTCGTCTGGAGGATATCGCGGCCGGTTGTCACTGTCTGGAACCAAGATATATTGAAAATCAGATTCTGAAGAGTCTTCAAAACCTTGGGTTAGAAACGATCGATCTCTATTACCTTCATAATCCAGAGACCCAGTTGGAAAAGATTTCATCGGAAGAGTTTGAGACAAAATTGGAAAAGGCGTTTGAAGCGCTTGAGAAGGCAGTTTCAGAAAAAAAGATTGTCCGTTATGGCCTTGCGACCTGGAATGGTCTGCGCCAATCGAATCAGCTTTCACTGGAAAAATGTTTTCAAATTGCTGAAAAAGTTGGCGGGTCCCGGCATCATTTAAAGGCGATCCAGCTCCCTTTTAATCTCGCGATGATCGAGGCCTACGGAGAGCCGATTCAACAGATCCGTTCGGAAAAAGTCTCTCCCCTCGAGGCGGCTCAGAGGTTGAAATTGGCCGTTTTTTCAAGCGCCTCCATCCTCCAGGGAAAGATCCTCGGTAGTCTCCCCTCGAGTCTCCAGGGCCAGTTTCCTGATTCAAAGACCGATGCCCAAAGGGCGCTTCAATTTGTCCTCTCCACCCCAGGGATCACCGCTGCGCTTGTTGGGATGAAAAGGAAGGGGCATGTGCAGGAGAACCTGCAATGTCTGACCTTTCCCATCCTCCCCCCATCAGGCTTTCGATCTTTATTCGCAGGCTAAAATTATTAACAGAACTGTTCATATTATTTACATGCCTATAGTTTATCTAAAGATCATCAAACGATCATAAAAATATAACATATTGATAATATTGTAAATTTAATAAAGTTTCTAACTTGGCACACCTCTTGCTTATACCCCTCCTCAACAAGGAGGTACGTAAGTATGAAAAACAGTAATATCAAGATCGCGGTTCTTATACTAACAGCCCTTTTGTTGGGGGCCTGTGGCTCTTCAACACGGGGTTCCGGTGAGTCGACCACTGACTCTGACTCCCCAAGTGATGCCTCAACCCTCGGGGCAGCCAGCCAGGATCTCTTCGGAGGGATGGGGAATGACCAACAGGCACTTCATGTCGAAGGACATGAGACCTCGTCTTGGGACTTCTGCGCAGATAATTCGGCCCCAGAAGGGATTACGATGAGTAATCTCGTTCTTGCCGGACATTATGGACGGACCAGTGCCGGTTATACGGTTGACGCCGATTTTGAGTGTAACTCAAGCTCTGCGGCAACAACCTTCAAAAGCTGGGCTATTGCCGAGGCGATCATCATGGATTGCACCGGTGGTGACTTGAGCTTCACAGGAAACGGCATTGTCCAATTCCTCGCGAGCGAAGAGGCGATGGAAGTCAGTGGAAAAGTCTATGGGACATTTGCCTTGCCAGACGGTACGGAGGCCAAGTGTGACATCGAAATCGGTGATACATTCGATGCCAAGTGTGAAACGGAAACAGAGGACGGCGTTCAACCTTTAGAGACTGGAAATGCCGATAACGTCTGTAGCCAACCTGAATAGGTAAAAAATAGAAAGGTATGAAGAGAGGGGCGAGGTTAACTCGCCCCTTCTTTTTTGGAGCGAAGATGCCAGGAAAAACCAACCGCCGAGATGAGCAAGAGGAGCAGTGAAACAAGTCCCACCAGAAAGAAAACTCCCATTTTCGTGCCGTGAATCATCAATGAGCTTGGGTCCCCGAAGCAAACAGAACAGGCCCAGAGATCATCCGACAAAAACAAGAAACAAAGCGCGGGTGTCAGTCGTCTCATCTTTTTTTGAAACCAAATGAGATAAGGAATTAATAATAAGAAAAGAAGGCCCCCAAATAGACTTAATCCTCGAGCCTGGTGATGATACCCATAAAAGAAGAGAAAACAGGAGAGAATGAGAACGATACTGATAAAGAGGATATGAAATATCTTAAGTGACATCGTCTGAAATCCACTAACGGGCTTTAATCATCCCAACATCCGTAGCCACCGGAAGAAACATGAGGACGGCAAAGAAAAGTACGGTGAACAGCAAAACAATATAAATAAGCTTTCTCTCGGAAATCAGGTGCATGAAGTAGGAGGCGACTAATGACCCCTTGATCGTCGCTATAACTAGCGCCACCAATATCGCTGCCGAAGTGGCAAGATGCAGATAAGAAACGCTCACGGTCACCACGGTCAAAAAGGCGAGGCCAACAAAGACCATCAGATAGGTCCTGACATGTTTTTTGACGTCGAAAATTCCGTTGTGGGACATAAAATATTACAACAAGTATAATACCGGAAATAAAAATATCCAGACCAAATCGACAAAGTGCCAATAAAGCCCCGCAGCCTCGACACGACCAGTAAACTGCCTTGGATTTGTTTTCCAAAGCCGGCTTCCAGGCAAAAGGAAATAGGTATTCACAACAATCCCCCCCAAGACGTGTAAGCCATGGAGACCAGTCAGTGTAAAATAGATCGCATAAAACGTATGCGATGATGGAAAATGATGATGCTGAAACTTTGCACTATATTCGAAAAATTTAATGACCAGAAAGCAAAAGGCCAAGAGGATCGTCATCCCCATGAAGAAGCGGTAGCGACCTATCCGGTTTACCATCAGAGAGGCCCAGGCCATGACCATCGTCACGCTCGAGGTAATGAGCACCATCGTATTGAGTGTCGCCAGAGGGACATTCAGGAGACTCGAACCATGTGGCCAATCCTGACTTCCAACCCTTAAAATGATGTAGGTGGAAAACAGCGCACCGAAAAGCATCACCTCGGAGGCGAGGAAGAGCCAAACCCCCAACTTGGAGTTCGTCAGACCGGTTACTGGATGCGGCTCGTCGATATAATGAATCACTGCTGATGACATTGTTAGCTCCTAACTATTCTGCGGTACAAAATCCTTCTCGGCCCCAGGCACACTATACTCATAGGGCCCACGCTGGACGACAGGCTCAGTTAGAAAATTTCCATGAGGCGGTGGGGTCGGCGTGGCCCATTCCAGAGTCGTTGCCTGCCAAGGATTCTCCGGGGCTGGTCTTCCCTTTTTGAGGCTCATAAAAAAATTGATCATGAAAATGAGTTGTGTCAGCCCCAAAAGCCAGGCACTCGCCGACATAAAGACATTCGTGTCCTGAACCGCCTGCGCATGGGCATAGATCGTTGGCGTATGAAGTCGTCTGGAAACGCCGGCGATCCCCTGAATAAACATCGGGAAGAAGATCCCATTCAGAAAAAGAAACGAGCCCCAAAAATGAATCTTCCCAAGCTTCTCATTCAGGAATTTTCCCGTAATCTTCGGAAACCAATGATAGATGCCAGCGAAGAGGGCCATTAATGTCCCCGGGGCGACAACATAATGAAAATGACCGATCACATAATAGGTATCATGCAGGTGAATATCGGCCGCTGCCAATCCAAGCGGAAGACCGGTGAGCCCCCCGATCGCAAACATCGGCAAAAAGGCCAAGGCAAAATGCATCGGCAACGTAAATCGGATAGAGGCCCCCCAGAGGGTCAAGATCAGGACCGTGAGGAAAATAACTGAGGGAATAGAGATGATCATTGTCGTCACCTGGAAGAAGTTCGCTATCGTCGTCCCCATCCCGGTGATGAACATATGGTGGGCCCAGACGACAAAAGACATAAACCCAAGCGCAAACAACGCATAGATCATTGTCTTGTATCCGTAGAGCGGCTTGCGTGTATTATTGACAATAATCTCGGTCACAATCCCGATCGCCGGTAGAATCAAAACGTAGACCTCCGGATGGGCTAGGAACCAGAAGAGGTGCTGCCAGAGGATCGGGTTCCCTCCCCCACTGACTTGAAGGGCTGTCCCACTCACAACAAGACCACTCGGAAGAAAAAAGCTCGTTCCGGCGAGTCGATCCATGAGCTGAAGGACCCCAGCCGCCTCCAAAGGCGGAAAGGCGAGCAGCAATAAAAATGCGGTCACAAACTGGGCCCAGACAAAAAACGGCAATCGAAAGAAGCTCAAGCCCTTCGCCCTCAACTGAACGATCGTGACAATAAAATTAACCGATCCAAGGAGTGACGACGTAATCAGAAAAACCATCCCGAAGAGCCAAAATGTCTGCCCTGTCGTTGCAATATCCGAAAGCGGGGGGTACGAAGTCCACCCGGAGTTTGCCGCACCACCCGGCACAAAAAAACTGGTAAGCATAATCACACCACCGACAAAATAACACCAATAGCTCGCGGCATTTAGTTTCGGAAACGCCATGTCCGGCGCCCCGATCTGAAGGGGAACCAGGTAGTTTCCAAATCCACCGACCGCCAATGGCACCACACCCAAAAAGACCATGATCGTCCCATGCATTGCCCCGAGGGAGTTGTAAAACTCAGGCAGCATCACCCCTCCCGGCATCGTGGTATCGCTAAACAAGCTTCCGATGAGGGGGAGTGCTTCTCCCGGGAAGGCAAGTTGCCAACGCATCAGCATCATGAGACAAAACCCGAAGAAGAGAAAAACCATACCGGTCAAGGCGTACTGGATCCCGATCACCTTGTGATCAACAGAGAAAACATAGCGACGAATCCAACTCAATTCATGCGAGCTCATGATAGAGGTACCTCCTGCTCTTTGACCCAATTTTCAAATTCCTCGGGCGTATCGATACTCACAAAACCTCTCATGAGGGTATGACCCACCCCGCAAAGTTGGGCACAACCGAGCTCAAACTGACCGGTCCCTGTTGCCTGAAACCAGACAGGGGTTGCCATCCCGGGAACAGCATCCTGCTTCACGCGAAGAACCGGGATCGTAAAGCTATGGATCACATCTCTTGAGGTGATATGGGCAATCACCGGCTTCCCGACCGGGAAATGGAGCTGGTTCACCGACACAATGTCATCATGTCCGGAAGGATCCGTGGGATCGAGACCCAAGGGATTGCTGTCACTCACATATTGAAGATCCGTCTTTCCAAAGGCCCGGTCGCGACCCGGGTAGTGAATATTCCAGACAAACTGCTGTGCCACGACACGGATAATGAGCGACTCCTCTTCCCTTGGAAACTCCGCCTTGTACTTGGACCAGATCGGAAATGAGAGCGCCACAAGCAAGAACGCCTCAAAAAGCACAACACCGATCTCGACAAACTTTGGCAATTTAAAATGAGCGACGTCGTACTTTGCCTGATGTCCATCCCTCTTCCGAAACCGGATCAGGCAGTAGACAAGGAAAATCCCCCACCCGACAAACAAAACGAGGGCAAACCAGTGGACGACGTCGATCAGCTGATCGATCGCCTGACCATAAGTAGAAAGATTTGGCGGGAAACCCCACCCGTACGTGGCCTCACCCATAAAGTGCGAGGTGAGGTAACATACTGTTTTTTCGAGGTCAAATAATTTAACGAGTCACCGAGGCTCGCCACTGTTTCAGGTCGGCGATCACCTGAGAAAAATCCTGATAACGATCTCGGACTGATCTTGCTGTCGCCTTCTGAACAATCTCATCAAGCAGATGAAGTTCCTGTGAGCTGACAATACCTGTTGACCGGGTTAACAAGCCTGGGTCTGTCCCGAGAGCCGGAAGTGAAGCTGGGGAGTGGGCATGCCATGAAGAGACCTCCCAAAGATTGTCTGGTATTCCAAGCCTTTCAACTAAGCTTTTTCCGGTCAGGGCCTCGGAAAGACTATGCCCCCAGGAATAGATATCCGCGGCCCTCGTAATCTCTTGCGGAGACCTCCACATTTCAGGAGAAGTATAATAAGTTGTTCCATAAACAGAGGTGCCGGTATGAACCACCCCTTGACTATTTATTGCTCGCGCAATCGACAGGTCAGTCACAACCCCACCCCTTCGTGTGAGAAAAAAATTTGCAGGCTTCGGATCCAAATGCAAAAGCCCTGCTCGATGGACCTGATCTAACCCCATCGCAAATTCAATAAACCGATCGACCGTCTCTAAAATCGTGAGAGGACCACTCCTTGCAATCCTTTGCTCCAGATTTTCTCCGACCAGATACTCCATGACCAGCACTACCCGTCCGGAAGGATCGATCGAATAACCGTAGACATCCACGACATTCGGGCAATCATAGGCCACCAATCTTTCAAATGCCCTCCCCTCCAACTTAGCATATCTTAGAAGTCCCGTATGATAAGTCTTTAACACAACAGGAAAATTACCGGCCTGCGGGTCGCAGGCAAGGTATACGTTAGCTGACCCTCCCCTTCCAAGCTTCCCAGTCCGTACTAAGTGCGCAATATCCATTTCGCGAAAACGGCCTCTCGAGTAAAAATCAGAGGGGCGGTAGTGAGTGAAGATTCCACAGAGTCGGGGAGGTGTCGTTTCTACAGGACGAGGGGGACAGGAAATCTTGGCAATCACCCTCGCGATCATCTGATCAACAGGCTCCGCTGCTGGAGGACGGGTCGAGTATCTTTCTAGACCTAGACGAACGATTCTCCGTAAAGCGGGGTGAAAATTGGCGTGCATTACCGCTGATATCGTAAAAATATTTTGGCTTGTTGCTGGGTTAATTTTGCGTGTATGCCTGTCCGAAATTTCAGGAAAATTGATATCTTGCCAGCGCCTTGTCTCCCGTCCTTATTAACAATTTCTGTTCGACGCCATAATTCAAATCACGGCTGGCGGTAGCGGTCGACATCGTTTTGAAAAAAGACCGATAATCTTTACGTGAGAAGAAACGATCTTGAAAATGCCCCTTGGCCAAGTCGAGGCGCGTCTTGGGAGTCAGCGGTTCAGGTTTTAACTCCAAAAGAAAATTATTCATGCTTTCCAAGATTGATCTGAGGCAAAACTCAATAAAGAATCTGGAATCTCCACTTTTGTCCGAGATTCTTAACGATTCATAATATTCTTTTTGATAATTTTTGATAACCGATTCAACGGGAATAAACTCAAAAAACGGATAACGTTTGACCAGAAAAACATGCTGCCAGAAGCGACCCATACGACCATTCCCATCGGAAAAGGGGTGAATAAACTCAATTTCA contains these protein-coding regions:
- a CDS encoding chlorite dismutase family protein; protein product: MADEALPRQFVNFSFYRVDPLWRRLPQAERDRGRAEFIEVVQQYSKKLILLNYSLAGIRPDCDFMLWRIGFELELFQEMSARLNQTGLGHYLTTPYSYLAVTKRSVYIDKHVHPGQEGRRGQIKPGEGKYLFVYPFVKTRDWYQLPFPERQKMMDVHIAVGHKYPSIRINTTYSFGIDDQEFVVAFDGDDPREFVDLVQELREAASSKYTVRDTPAFTCVRKNSTQEVLDLL
- a CDS encoding aldo/keto reductase; the protein is MITDCATADGTKRFSKRHEGKLFRPFDDLFVSAIGLGTYLGDHNDRDDQLYEESIELILNQGCNLIDTAINYRCMHSERNIGKVLKQLIDKKKIRRDEIVICTKGGFIPFDGHPPENIREYFDENFVKAGLCRLEDIAAGCHCLEPRYIENQILKSLQNLGLETIDLYYLHNPETQLEKISSEEFETKLEKAFEALEKAVSEKKIVRYGLATWNGLRQSNQLSLEKCFQIAEKVGGSRHHLKAIQLPFNLAMIEAYGEPIQQIRSEKVSPLEAAQRLKLAVFSSASILQGKILGSLPSSLQGQFPDSKTDAQRALQFVLSTPGITAALVGMKRKGHVQENLQCLTFPILPPSGFRSLFAG
- the pgeF gene encoding peptidoglycan editing factor PgeF → MKSLTISHGFGTRGEEPVTKIHTAVQVHGSEILFLDETNQNAQGDSDILMTNQKGLAVGVKTADCVPILLADPQEGIVAAVHAGWKGTLAGAVQKAVHEMVHRGAKREKLIAAIGPCISGRCYEVERDVAQPFESQISFSKKILSRKSETKWLLDLSLANQLQLLETGIKESHIDRLPYCTHCHPDLFCSYRRDGKEAGRMISFISLDFK
- a CDS encoding 1-acyl-sn-glycerol-3-phosphate acyltransferase gives rise to the protein MSSWLIVLIYIVPILGTIAQICRRVEQIWNIGKSIRSFLPDDRVFRKLKEWEKRFLSWKFEHPLSQYTNLLTINLWAGKIEYAIGHLRDYTIGLWMMGAFVYDLTVMVLGDPSIRTGRFPTLFYHGFFALLTLWTYRRHVGIGLKVSEFLRVNPQVHPQELFDHYYRRLGPLAVPIPSQATRTVQPTHVSYRTGKKPQKRLWPILHGAYDTAIFARSVYRALETLGPHYGREIFDVMASFWGSRVLQLFQCELHVEGAERFHSLDGKIILIFNHKSLLDFVFNFFALSNTHLAKGRPLRPRFLAAKDHFIDNKLIHSGLGVGRTIQEVGMVFVDRKGQGRNAIDEAVNTLLKNEIDLAMYPQGTRALANSGPKGERLDAGYYTTGTANSLKRELGHLKKGCAYLALDSAIALSKREPEAIQPIHLVFIAIDGVATVFPKGTLQIQTGERISYRVGDIFTLDPLEVKEMKKPTTKEPLDESENRYERKIDEIQEAIDRSLTKALRLHENLLKRFQEEMRRSDFVPKFNQFKLTHQLSSNLKNGERLPFVILDRILALPPDKQQDFLKRFSEGVLSGGDLRPLRDEITDLLFRHRGKELKTIVQQEQAKKIA
- a CDS encoding cytochrome C oxidase subunit IV family protein, giving the protein MSHNGIFDVKKHVRTYLMVFVGLAFLTVVTVSVSYLHLATSAAILVALVIATIKGSLVASYFMHLISERKLIYIVLLFTVLFFAVLMFLPVATDVGMIKAR
- a CDS encoding aldo/keto reductase, with the translated sequence MKFRKLTPAIPKVSEIGFGVWTVATSWWGIKDQGYGIQLLREARELGINFFDTADVYGKGLGETILAEAFGDRLKELVVATKFGYDWETVGERTGHGELPQDWSPQAIRKSCEGSLRRLHRDWIDLYQLHNPRMETVRSAEIINTLQELKKEGKIRDYATALGPDIGWFEEGKVAMEESHYTVLQVIYSLLEQDPTSKLLPIAKKEGSRLMVRVPHASGLLDGSYNPTKHFDKSDHRSHRKELWMQAGLEAVEVLKTMLSKERTLAQSAILFTLQPESVATVLPNFTNKEQLKEFIASIDKPAFTEKELGAVRSLWDQELCRKLDQPFADSSSKPTPIKQAAA
- a CDS encoding radical SAM protein; translated protein: MKTLKIGIIDLVARQPTKSIYARLVNPNYTSLMPQVIAVWLEKLGHEIHYVTYTGFEDLHRLVPQEIDLLFISTFTQNAYTAYAISNLFRQKGVITVLGGPHARAFAQDARSYFDYVLGLTDEKVIRDLLEDLSPYPEEGRLMSAPRQLEEIPTLQERWKFIQKNLEKTRLIHVVPMIGSLGCPYTCEFCIDSKIDYKPLSYDRLRADLSFLQSQPKPPIVAWYDPNFGVRFDEYMDLIESAGPAGRVAHGAESSLSILSEGHLKRLKKNNFVVMLPGIESWFDFNAKSKQGKNNGLEKVKQVAAQINLALEYIPYVQTNHIFGLDADEGPEPFELTKRYIDLAPGVYTTYMLITSYGNSAPLSLKYLAEGRVMDLPYPFLDGNSGLNVRLKNYPITDFYSRMSDLARYSFTGKAVWRRFQANKHPLPRWMNLMRSTLSGKGRGGNYDEIRKRYETDPDFMAFYQGETRKLPAYYYEKVQSMVGPLFPHLPKKVLNYLQQGESNHNNPRLTAEANSFPLPAIAS